The stretch of DNA GGCATGAGATTTCTCTACAGCAACGGCGTCGTTTCTTGCTCCCCCGATGCTACTCCCGTCACTGCTTTCCTTGAATCCCTTCCAGGTACTAAAACCCAAACCCATTTCCATCTCTTTCCATTTTGTTCTTATTGAAAATTTGCAAAACACTTAATTGAATTAACTTTTCCCACTCTCAGGATCTTACACAACAACTAGAACCCATGAAAATGGAACAACCCTTTTGTTTTGGGAAAGGCATTTAAAAAGATTGTCGAATTCTACAAGAATTCTACTAAATTCAAACCCAGAACTCATGTTCAAGGCGAACAAGAAAATCCCATTgttattttctcctttttctgTGACTTCATCATTGAAATGGGAGTCAAGGATTCGGTCATTGGTTAGTAATTCATTGAACCAAGTTTTACCCATTGCTCTCAAGGAGAGGTCTAATGGGGAGGAGTTGGCGGTTACTGCTCTTGTTTCTGGGGATATCGAGAAGCTGAAGGCAATGAAGAAtgttggtggtggtggtgatgatGATAACGGAGCTTTTCAGGTTCTTGATCTTCATTTGCATATAGGGAGTTATATTCCTCCTGTGTTTGGGATCGAAGAAAGTGGAGCACATTTGGCTTTGGTGGGTCGCGGAAGGGATCTTGCCGATGctaagtattcggattgggtaagGTTAGAATTGCTTATAATTCTTGTGTTAGTATCGtgtccttatttatttattttttgtcataatcatatttaaaatttttaatatttctataaATTTCTATGTGAACGTTTCACAATTAAATCATTTTGCTACATTCATATATCCATATCTTTTTCATGTTACTTTTACATCTGCAATATGTTTTAGTTACATTTTTCATGTGTTGTTGGTGTATGATATTGCCAAGTTGCATTTGGAAGAAAATAAGTTAAGATTTTcatgaaaatgtgaaaatttaagaTGCAGGTGGAAGAAAACCGTAAGTTGACTTATTGGGGTtgtttcgtctttctttttggTGGATAATTTATGTTAGTCGGACTCGGATGTGAGAGTTAGTTACAAATATATGTCCAACATGGGTATGcacaatttttcccaaaattcctatGTATATCGGATAGAAATATCAATGCCAGGATAAGCATTGGACATGGATATCGGATAGAAATATGAAGAGTTGGACcaagataattatatatatatgcatatatatgtgaagtttttggttttctttatatCTTTTTGATATTCTGTGATGAACTTTCGATTTGACAACTTTACACTCTGTAGGTTAAGGAAGCCATTGGAGAAATCGAGGCCTCCTTCAGTGACTGAGCTCTTGTTGTCTAACGATGGTGATCGAATACTTGAGGGCTGCATTACAAACTTCTTTGTCATTTGCCAAAGGGTAAGTGGTCAAGAATTCAGAACCTACACTTGGAATGGTTTATATATGTTACTTTGactctatttttcttaaaatacttGTATCCAAGACTTTCTCAACAATAAGTATGGGGATATGATATgaccctccaaatacatggaaaatttagaagaaaaagaaatttgcACATATCAGTGCCGGACACTCATACAATTGCCAGAAACAGAATTATGTGAATGACTTGTTTGCTCTAAGCATTGTATTGGGAGTATATGTTTCATGCATCAAATGATTTTCTGGTTATAGATGCCAACTTTAGGAGAAAGATTAAGATAGTAGTTTGACCTATATTgttccaatttttcatttttcttgaagtactttTGTTCGAGATTTGTGTCCAATGCATATTCAGATATGGGTATGTGGATATGATTATGTGGATATGATTTGGATTCATCAAACACATAGAAAAACATAGGGAAAAAAACCCGTATCAGATACACACTTGTATATGATACTCATACCCAAGTCTAAGAAACATAGGTCTAACAATCTAAGATTGTCAGCCTGGCTGAATTGTAGAAAAATATGGATTTTCATGATATTTTACGACTATTTTATAGCGATTTTCATTCTGTGTTGTGTTGGTGTAGCTATGGGTGTTTATGTGCTTCCTTTGTTCTTCTCTTAATTTTATAATCTGTATTCCCCTATGGCATTTGCTTTTAGGATAAGAGTGAAGCAGAGGGGAAATACCTGGATGACTACAATAATGTGAATTCCGTTGAAGTACAGACGGCGCCTATTTCCGATGGTGTTCTTCCCGGTGTTATTCGGCAACTGGTAATTGAGTAAGCTCTTCTCTCATCTTCgaaattcaattttcttttattagttCTTTGTTATCTGAAAGGTATCATTCAACTAAATTCTTTGCTACATATAAATTTAACTTATGTCCCTTGGATTTGGATGTTTGTTAGATATAGGTGTGTCAGATGCGcttatatcaatttttattttagtttttttcatgtatttgaagatcaTATTCTCATATTCGATGTCCGAAAATGTGTCAAATGTACTGTAAGAAAATGAAGAATCAAAGTTACATAGAATTTACTATATTCATTCAGTATCATTTCTATTTTGTGTCAATGGCATGTTGACTTCGAACCTGTTAACCCTCTACTAAATTATTCGTATCCAATCCTGGTAATGATTTTAGATTCTTACATGATTGATTGCTGGTGCAGCACTCTTGAGGTGGATCAGTGGTATAAGTGTAGGATACAAACATATGTCTACTCAaattttttcaaacattttcatgtatttgaaaGATTCTTGGAAGGTCATATTTTCACAGTCATGTCCAAATGTGTCAGACATGAATGGCAGATACGAGTAATTCAATCTACTagaattaaacaaataatatgcTTCTACTATGATCTCCTGTGCTAAATTGTGAACTTTCCAATCCGATCCGTGCAGAGTATGCCATAGCAAAGGCATCCCAGTTTGTGAAGTTGCACCATCATGGGAAAAACATCGACTTTGGGAAGAGGCATTTGTTACCAGtaaactattttcttttttatattttttgtttggaTTTGCCATCAATTTTCAGAATTGTACATGCAAATGCACGTGTAGGTTCATGTAATAATCACAGAGCGATGCCATCACCTTTATATGTATGGTTTGTGTCTGACATGTGTATATTCAATTTTTCTAGGTTAATCTACATATTTATAAAACTCAGGGGCAAATTAGTCTCTTTACTGTAAAGTGagtaatttagtcattgtacatcTAATTCGAAGCAATAGGTAAAATTGTTTTAAAGTGACTGAGAAAATACTGCTGTTCAAAAAATACTTGTGTTTTAAAATGACAGTGAAGAAATGAGCAATTTAGTACTTATCATGTTCTAGAAAATGTTGAATTTTTCTTCTCATGTTACTTTAAAACAAAGTCAGCAGTTTTAAATGTTAAGGGTACTGcgtttaaaatttacaaatttgcttcaaaattaaatgtaaaaaggCTAAGTTGTTC from Gossypium hirsutum isolate 1008001.06 chromosome D04, Gossypium_hirsutum_v2.1, whole genome shotgun sequence encodes:
- the LOC107899433 gene encoding uncharacterized protein isoform X4, giving the protein MSGMRFLYSNGVVSCSPDATPVTAFLESLPGSYTTTRTHENGTTLLFWERHLKRLSNSTRILLNSNPELMFKANKKIPLLFSPFSVTSSLKWESRIRSLVSNSLNQVLPIALKERSNGEELAVTALVSGDIEKLKAMKNVGGGGDDDNGAFQVLDLHLHIGSYIPPVFGIEESGAHLALVGRGRDLADAKYSDWVRLRKPLEKSRPPSVTELLLSNDGDRILEGCITNFFVICQRDKSEAEGKYLDDYNNVNSVEVQTAPISDGVLPGVIRQLVIEVCHSKGIPVCEVAPSWEKHRLWEEAFVTNSLRVLQHVETIKVPQPWESLESKSFEGISWIEKKFQALDTSNSKK
- the LOC107899433 gene encoding uncharacterized protein isoform X2, with amino-acid sequence MSGMRFLYSNGVVSCSPDATPVTAFLESLPGSYTTTRTHENGTTLLFWERHLKRLSNSTRILLNSNPELMFKANKKIPLLFSPFSVTSSLKWESRIRSLVSNSLNQVLPIALKERSNGEELAVTALVSGDIEKLKAMKNVGGGGDDDNGAFQVLDLHLHIGSYIPPVFGIEESGAHLALVGRGRDLADAKYSDWVRLRKPLEKSRPPSVTELLLSNDGDRILEGCITNFFVICQRDKSEAEGKYLDDYNNVNSVEVQTAPISDGVLPGVIRQLVIEVCHSKGIPVCEVAPSWEKHRLWEEAFVTNSLRVLQHVETIKVPQPWESLESKSFEGISWIEKKFQGYISYSCNQNALNIGVGHK
- the LOC107899433 gene encoding uncharacterized protein isoform X1 encodes the protein MSGMRFLYSNGVVSCSPDATPVTAFLESLPGSYTTTRTHENGTTLLFWERHLKRLSNSTRILLNSNPELMFKANKKIPLLFSPFSVTSSLKWESRIRSLVSNSLNQVLPIALKERSNGEELAVTALVSGDIEKLKAMKNVGGGGDDDNGAFQVLDLHLHIGSYIPPVFGIEESGAHLALVGRGRDLADAKYSDWVRLRKPLEKSRPPSVTELLLSNDGDRILEGCITNFFVICQRDKSEAEGKYLDDYNNVNSVEVQTAPISDGVLPGVIRQLVIEVCHSKGIPVCEVAPSWEKHRLWEEAFVTNSLRVLQHVETIKVPQPWESLESKSFEGISWIEKKFQGPGIITKVIQKGIMERASTESHPLNESI
- the LOC107899433 gene encoding uncharacterized protein isoform X3; its protein translation is MSGMRFLYSNGVVSCSPDATPVTAFLESLPGSYTTTRTHENGTTLLFWERHLKRLSNSTRILLNSNPELMFKANKKIPLLFSPFSVTSSLKWESRIRSLVSNSLNQVLPIALKERSNGEELAVTALVSGDIEKLKAMKNVGGGGDDDNGAFQVLDLHLHIGSYIPPVFGIEESGAHLALVGRGRDLADAKYSDWVRLRKPLEKSRPPSVTELLLSNDGDRILEGCITNFFVICQRDKSEAEGKYLDDYNNVNSVEVQTAPISDGVLPGVIRQLVIEVCHSKGIPVCEVAPSWEKHRLWEEAFVTNSLRVLQHVETIKVPQPWESLESKSFEGISWIEKKFQKGIMERASTESHPLNESI